The sequence ctggaagacttttgtaaggaagaatgggcaaagatccctcaaacaggaattgaaagactcttgactggctacaaaaagtgtttacaagctgtcagggctggactggaacaaaaatttggccctggacttcatccagactggcccactttgacaggtctctcccatggcggccagacaactcccgcacccggccacccaagccccctctcccccttcactagccactagtcgttctactttattagagtagaatggctggtactggtactcttataggcagtaccagtggggaagctagacattatttcacccggggcaaagaatcagtttggtgcccccccttatgggacaagattaggcaaaagtgataaactcccaggccatagctgttgagtcagctgtctgtcccctcccccatactccTCTATCGTcgtcccctgctcctctggtcctccccctgcttctttgtccccccaggtaagcgctgctgggagggagaggaggtgagcgctgcgggaagggagagacagaggagtggagggggcggcggtctgctgtcactgaagccggcccactgagccatcggcccaccgggaaactccctgtagtcccaatggccagtccacccctgcaaactgtgatacttgccaaagggggcagtacaagaaatttaactctgcagggtgcccaaacttttgcagacgccatttttttgttttctgtaattttgaaagtgtaaatgatggaaataaaactttttttgacatattattataagaatgtctaatctgtaatttgatgccatttggagatttttccatctttccttggctttgttatgcacattaatacaaatttttacctggggtgcccaaactttcgatccccactgtattgtcggtgtgacaggagtcactttgggtggggtgcCTGAGAACTCCATTCTGATCTGTACTAGTTGGACTCTCTTTACAGCCAGACTGCAACcttgtaaaatgtatatattgtgtgttgtctcatgcggTTGGACTCTTTTGCTAAGATCATTTGGGGTGTGGTTGTATTCCATTGTTTTATTGTCTCTGTCTGCCCTTGATGTGGGGGGGgttcctccaacagctctccttGCTGATTGGACAGTTTCCCCTGCCCTGAattccaaagggggggggggtgatggtccCGAGTGagatgtctgtgtccatgtgtgaTAATAAAGCAGTTTGATGTTCACCCTACGCTGTGTTATGGctggtgactgggtgggctaaaAGATCTTGGATCATGTGGTACCGGACAGAGAAAGCATTTACGGTGGACATAGACCTGTTGAGGACAAGAGTTTGTCACAGTCGGATAAAAAAACGACATGATGAGTATGGCTTTGAGAGGACAATCCTAAACAACCCAACAATGTCTTTTAATCAGTTCATAATACAAGTGGTTTGCTTACAGAGAGTCTCAACTTTTGTACAAGACTGAAGGACTGTTGTGAGTTAACTATTAATTCTGTTCCCATTTTGGAACTTGCATAGTTTTTATTGCAATTTCTTCAGCATTGACTCTTATAAAACACATAAAATCCACTTTAACGATGGATTTAATTCTGTTCCGAATTTGTTTGGTTCTCAGACCGTACACAATAGGGTTAATTAGAGGTGGAAGCATCAGGTAGACATTGGCCAACAAGATGTGAATGTGGATTGGGACATCTTTCCCGAGGCGGTAGACCACCGAGGAGACGACAACAGGCACGTAGAGTGAAAGGATGGCACAAATATGAGATGCACATGTACTGAGGGCCTTATACCGGGCTTCTGTTGAGGCCAGTTGGAACACAGCCTGAAGAATGAAGACGTAGGACAAGATGATGAGGATCAGGTCTAGCCCCACAATACCCATGGCCACCACAAGGCCATAGATACTGTTGAAGGTGGTATCAGTGCAGGCCAATCTCACAACAGCCATGTgctcacagtaggaatggtggatGACATTGGTAGAGCAGAAGGGTAGTCTTTTTATAAGGAACGGTAATGGAATTGTTAGTGCAACGGCTCTACCGATGGCCAACAGTCCAATGTTGGTAATGAGCAATTTTGTCAATATTGAATTATATCTTAAGGGCTGACAAATGGCAATATATCGATCAAAGGACATGGCTAGGAGTAGCGTAGACTCCATTACAGCAAAGGTATGGAGGAAGAACATTTGTGTGAGACAGGCCTCAAAGTAAATCTCGTGGATGCCGAACCAAAGGATCCCCAACATCTTGGGTGTGGTGGAGTTGAACAGGACCAGGTCAATAGCAGACAACATACAGAGAAAGAAGTACATGGGTTCATGGAGAGTCCGGTCTATCTTGATGATGAAAAGAAGAGTGAAGTTTCCAATAACAGATGTCACATAAACTATGGTGAAGATGAAGGCAATGTAAAAGTAAGAGCGCTCCAGACCCGGGAAGCCTAATAGGATGAAATGGGTTGGAAGCTGGTCTGAAGAGTTGGCTCCAGGCATGTCTTATCTTCAGTACATGGACAAATTCTGGCTTCTGTCACAAAAGGAAAACAATTGATAACTGTATAATTGTACATAGGTTTACATGAACGGCAGAAGAGAAAAGTAAACCCAAATTACCAATGTAGTCTATTCTTCCACCCAAAAAATCCATGTTCTTTTCCCTTATTGCACATAGATCTGTTTCTGGTACCTTATAAAGGTGATATGTTTGTAGTTATATGATAATGAGTAGATTGAGGTTAAGTCAATTAAACTGTCTATagctatgtagcgcctggttatttccaagtaccggtgctattaaaatttagagggtgatcagagttttagtagactctgatccaaattgttatgttccaaacagggtctctgtctcagcttggctgtgctgtgggctcattctgttgttgctggggtgatgTTCCACCCCAAGGCGATAAGTGGCAACAGTGGAGTCGAGACTTgggtgctttttcccagcagccaatcaggaggaagtttccttgctgggcatgctgggagagggtatttatgggacagacaccattgagtctgggtcttcttcttccagtgtggcacccacctttagggtgaccacatcacggcacccggggttatggcctacctggccggggcgtgcgtgctacgtggtgttcctggttcggggaccatgttggtccggaacatttaaaaCAGCGgcagggacccagtgatcgactgggttccaatttttgaagatcccaagcggtatcgctgttcagtggggagtccatctgcagagagccaatgagaggctggcgatccaagaggattacgacaaaccaccggggatcaaggtagccggacactgaaggattgataccctgtcagtcggtacctgggcgactatttgaaggagatccaggcgcaatttttcaaggaggattgtctccgtaATTGTAATCAGcgggggcctgtggcagaggtctcttcctgagtccattccaggagggtatgtggcagagacttttcctcaagttcaagttcattcctggagggtctgtggcagagacttttcccagaAAAAGGTTTGagcgatactccggctgccaggtcagtgagagaggcctgtccggctacgctaagcccactcaggcaggagtgctgcagaaagtgttacatatgggagcaggactgtttccaaataccatacgcctgaatctgctgatctccttcttccttcaactctatcctttcatcaccagtttattgtttttacccggctgggtaataaagagcacagcaaaagacacctgttgcagacattcctttactacggctatatgcaccatacacccctaggaattcggagagccacgaggtaaatgtgccacccaaaacaaaccagcagctcctccgggggtagtgctacacgtgggggcttgtCCGGGATAGGCTGTTACCTCGAAAAACCTAATTCAGAAGTTTTATTCCGCCATTAATACAAGGAAATGTTGTGGTGTTGGACTGTGCTAGAAAGGAAAAAGTTAACGTCGCTATTGAAGTTTGGGCGCACGTGCAGCGCAGTGACGTGTGCCTACATCGTGTGACAAAAAATAACTCtgagtgggaggagttacccacccctgcaTGAGACGTAGGtcgag comes from Rana temporaria chromosome 2, aRanTem1.1, whole genome shotgun sequence and encodes:
- the LOC120928138 gene encoding olfactory receptor 52K2-like: MPGANSSDQLPTHFILLGFPGLERSYFYIAFIFTIVYVTSVIGNFTLLFIIKIDRTLHEPMYFFLCMLSAIDLVLFNSTTPKMLGILWFGIHEIYFEACLTQMFFLHTFAVMESTLLLAMSFDRYIAICQPLRYNSILTKLLITNIGLLAIGRAVALTIPLPFLIKRLPFCSTNVIHHSYCEHMAVVRLACTDTTFNSIYGLVVAMGIVGLDLILIILSYVFILQAVFQLASTEARYKALSTCASHICAILSLYVPVVVSSVVYRLGKDVPIHIHILLANVYLMLPPLINPIVYGLRTKQIRNRIKSIVKVDFMCFIRVNAEEIAIKTMQVPKWEQN